From the genome of Clavibacter nebraskensis NCPPB 2581:
CGGCGAGCTCGGAGCCGACTGGCCGAAGGCCGCCACGAAGATCTACACGGCCGTGCAGTCCGCGCTCACCGGCCAGTCCTCGCCGGAGGACGCGCTGAAGAACGCCGAGCAGGGCTGATGGCGACGACCGCCGTCCCCGCCCGCCCGACCGCGCCCGCGGCCGGGCGGGCCCGGGGCGCCGGGGACGCCGCCGTCGCGCGGGGTCCCGTGCGCCGCCGTCCCCGCTTCCGGTGGGAGCGCTTCTTCCAGGTGATGTTCCTGGTGCCGGCGGTCGTGTACCTCGTGCTCTTCTTCGGCTACCCGGTCGTGAAGAACATCGTCATGAGCTTCCAGGAGTACACGACGACCACCTTCTACACGGGCGAGGCGCCGTGGGTCGGGTTCGCGAACTACGCGTCGGTGCTCTCGTCGGGGATCTTCTCCACGGCGCTGCTCAACACGTTCCTCTTCACGATCGGCTCGATCCTCGGCCAGTTCGTGATCGGGCTCGTGCTGGCGCTGTTCTTCCGCCGGTCGTTCCCGCTCAACGGGCTGCTGCGGGCGCTGCTGCTCCTGCCGTGGCTGCTGCCGCTCATCGTCTCGAGCGCGGTGTGGAAGTGGATCCTCGACCAGGACTCCGGCGTGCTCAACCAGTTCCTGCTCGGCACGGGCGTCGTGCAGGACCCGGTGCCGTGGCTCACGAGCCCGGCGTTCGCGCTCATCACGGTGATCGCCGTGAACGTGTGGATCGGGATCCCGTTCAACACGACCATCCTCTACGGCGGCCTGCAGGACATCCCGCCGGAGCTGTACGAGGCCGGGTCCCTCGACGGGGCCACCGGCTGGCGCGGCTTCCGGCACATCACCTGGCCGCTGCTGCGACCCGTGGTGGGCGTGGTGCTCGTGCTCGGCGTCGTCTACACGATCAAGGTGCTCGACATCATCCTCGGCCTCACGAACGGCGGGCCCGCGAACTCGACGCAGACCATCGCGACGCAGTCGTACACGCTCTCGTTCCAGCAGTTCGACTTCGGGTCGGGCGCCGCCCTCAGCAACATCCTCATCGCCATCTCGGCGGTGTTCGCGGTGGTCTACCTCCGCGCCAACAGGAAGGCCGTCGATGACTGACACCGCCGCCCGCGTCGCCCTGCCCCGCCCGGTGGGATCGCGGAAGCCCCGCGCCGACCGCAGCTGGATCTCCACGGTGATCGGCGTCGTGATCCTCGCCGTGATGCTGTTCCCCGTCTACTGGATGGTGAACATCTCGCTCCAGCCCGCGGGCCCGGCGATCCAGGCGGCGTGGTTCCCGTTCGAGGCGCAGTTCCAGGGCTACGCGACCGCCCTCTCCGAGCAGGGGCAGGCGCTCGGCACGAGCCTCCTGATCGCGCTCGGCAGCGTCGTGCTCAGCCTCGCCATCGCGACCCCGGCGGCGTACGCGCTCGCGCAGTTCAGGTTCCGCTGGATCAACATCGTGCTGTTCGGGATCCTCATCTCGCAGATGATCCCCGGCATCGTCGTCGCGAACGCGCTCTACGCGGCGTACAACGACGTGGGGCTGCTCAACTCGATCCCGGGCCTGATCCTCGCGGACTCCACCGCGGGCATCCCCTTCGCGATCCTCATCATGCGGGCGTTCATGGCGGGCATCCCGCCGTCGATCATCGAG
Proteins encoded in this window:
- a CDS encoding carbohydrate ABC transporter permease, whose translation is MATTAVPARPTAPAAGRARGAGDAAVARGPVRRRPRFRWERFFQVMFLVPAVVYLVLFFGYPVVKNIVMSFQEYTTTTFYTGEAPWVGFANYASVLSSGIFSTALLNTFLFTIGSILGQFVIGLVLALFFRRSFPLNGLLRALLLLPWLLPLIVSSAVWKWILDQDSGVLNQFLLGTGVVQDPVPWLTSPAFALITVIAVNVWIGIPFNTTILYGGLQDIPPELYEAGSLDGATGWRGFRHITWPLLRPVVGVVLVLGVVYTIKVLDIILGLTNGGPANSTQTIATQSYTLSFQQFDFGSGAALSNILIAISAVFAVVYLRANRKAVDD
- a CDS encoding carbohydrate ABC transporter permease — protein: MTDTAARVALPRPVGSRKPRADRSWISTVIGVVILAVMLFPVYWMVNISLQPAGPAIQAAWFPFEAQFQGYATALSEQGQALGTSLLIALGSVVLSLAIATPAAYALAQFRFRWINIVLFGILISQMIPGIVVANALYAAYNDVGLLNSIPGLILADSTAGIPFAILIMRAFMAGIPPSIIEAAKVDGAGNFRAFRSIVLPVSLNAVITAGLFTFLFTWSDFLFALTLTTTDDVRPITLGIYQYIGTYTADWSTVMATAVLASLPAIVLLLAAQRFIAAGATGGAVK